The following coding sequences are from one Thermodesulfobacteriota bacterium window:
- a CDS encoding P-II family nitrogen regulator yields MKKIEAIIKPFKLDDVKAALNEIGVQGLTVTEVKGFGRQKGHTEIYRGAEYVVDFVPKVKIEVVVPADMADKVVAAIETTARTGKLGDGKIFVSPVEQALRVRTGETGENAI; encoded by the coding sequence ATGAAAAAAATCGAAGCGATCATCAAGCCGTTCAAGCTGGATGACGTCAAGGCGGCCTTAAATGAGATCGGGGTGCAGGGATTGACCGTAACGGAAGTCAAGGGGTTCGGCCGGCAGAAGGGTCATACCGAAATCTATCGCGGCGCGGAGTACGTGGTGGACTTTGTGCCCAAGGTAAAAATTGAAGTCGTGGTTCCGGCGGACATGGCGGACAAGGTGGTGGCCGCCATAGAAACCACCGCCAGAACCGGCAAGCTGGGCGACGGGAAAATTTTTGTCTCTCCCGTTGAACAGGCCCTCCGCGTCAGAACCGGAGAGACAGGGGAGAACGCCATTTGA
- a CDS encoding gamma-glutamylcyclotransferase family protein: protein MISAAKGQDFFAYGTLMCEDIMEEVSGCRLSCLVGKVWGYSRRAVKGEYYPALVPDGEGCVEGVVYRNLPVSAWARLDRFEGEMYMRQCVKIELKQGTTLLAATYVVQPAFVDSLEASEWRFEDFLRNGKALFRKTYRGYRKLS, encoded by the coding sequence TTGATATCTGCTGCTAAAGGGCAGGATTTTTTTGCATACGGAACCTTGATGTGTGAAGACATAATGGAAGAGGTCTCAGGATGCCGCTTGTCTTGTCTCGTCGGAAAGGTGTGGGGCTATAGTCGACGGGCAGTCAAGGGAGAGTATTATCCGGCTCTTGTTCCGGATGGTGAAGGATGTGTCGAAGGTGTCGTTTACCGGAATTTGCCTGTTTCGGCATGGGCCCGCCTGGATCGATTTGAGGGTGAGATGTACATGCGCCAATGTGTAAAGATCGAGTTGAAGCAAGGAACGACGCTTCTTGCCGCGACCTACGTCGTGCAGCCGGCATTTGTGGATTCTCTCGAGGCGTCTGAGTGGCGTTTTGAGGACTTTCTCCGTAACGGCAAGGCGCTTTTCCGGAAAACGTATAGGGGATACAGGAAACTATCCTGA